A genome region from Macaca nemestrina isolate mMacNem1 chromosome 15, mMacNem.hap1, whole genome shotgun sequence includes the following:
- the LOC105496133 gene encoding ranBP-type and C3HC4-type zinc finger-containing protein 1 isoform X5 has protein sequence MDEKTKKAEEMALSLTRAVAGGDEQVAMKCAIWLAEQRVPLSVQLKPEVSPTQDIRFLMVQNGHSSSIQPSHHRRKGRKAPLHIPLKSIAQKLYTLLPLISMDQN, from the exons ATGGACGAGAAGACCAAGAAAg CAGAGGAAATGGCCCTGAGCCTCACCCGAGCAGTGGCGGGCGGGGATGAACAGGTGGCAATGAAGTGTGCTATCTGGCTGGCAGAGCAACGGGTGCCCCTGAGTGTGCAACTGAAGCCTGAGGTCTCCCCAACGCAGGACATCAG ATTCCTCATGGTGCAAAATGGCCATTCCAGCTCCATCCAGCCATCACATcacaggaggaagggaagaaaggcacCCCTCCACATTCCTCTAAAGAGCATAGCTCAAAAGTTGTACACACTTCTTCCATTAATTTCTATGGACCAGAACTGA